TCGCCTGTCCGACGGCGAGTCGCTCGCCACCGCGCCCATCCGGGATCGGCACGAGCGCAGTGAGGTCGCCGACCACCGTGGACCCGGTCCGTGGCGTGAATCGCGCGCCGGTGTTCGTCAGCACCGTGAGCGCACCGCCCTTCCCCGCGCCCACCACGAGATCCTCGCGCCCATCGTCGTTCGCATCGACCCAGGCGAGACCGGGACCCATCTGGCTCATCCGCTCGGGCAGAAGCGTCTGCCGCTTGAAATCGTCGTAGAGCGTCTCGTGATGCGTGTGACCGGAGAGGAGTGCCGTCGCGTCGGCGAAGAGCGCCGCCGGGCGGATCGTCGCGCCGGGGACCGCAGCCGGCGGCGCGATCGCGCCGCTCGCGCGGATCTCGTACAGCCGGTTCGCCCGCGCCTCACCGATCTCGCTCACCCGCCCGTCGCGCCAGCGCGCCATGATCCGGTGCGCGGAGTCGGCGTGTGCCGCGAAGGTGAGCAACGGCTCGCTCCCGGAGAGGTAGTGGCCGCCCGCGGTGATCTCGCGGGACTGGTCGAGCAGACCGCCGCCGCTCACCGTGACCGTCGCGCCGACGCCTCCGCCGGCGAGTCGCACGGCGATGCGCGGCGCCGCGGCCTCGTTCCGGAAGAGCTGCGCCGGCGCGTTCAACCGCGTGACCACGACGTCGAGATCGCCATCGAGGTCGAAGTCGGCGAGCGCGAGTCCCTGCGAGATCGCCTCCGCTTCCCCGAGGCCCCATCCGCCCGGCATCGCGCGGAAGGTGACGTCACCGTTGTTCCGGAGCGCGATGCTGCGCGTCGCGAGGCGCGGGAACTCGCGTTGCTCCTCGTTCCACGGCACCCGGGGGAAGCTGTTCCGGATCCGGTCGAAGGTGTCGGCGTCGCGGATGTCCCAGCGATGTCCGTTCACGACGAGCAGGTCCTCGAACCCGTCGAGATCCACATCGAGGAAGGCCGATCCCCAGGTCCAGTCGGTCGCGGCGACGCCGGCGAAGTCCGCCACCTGGGCCCACGATCCGTCGCCGCGATTGAGGTGCAGCATGTTGCGCATCCACTGCGGGCGGGCGACGTCGCGGCCGACCGGCTTCGGCAGCGGCGTGTGCGTGGGGATCGACACCTGCCGCGCGGCCCGCGTCGGGCTCAGCATGTCCGCCGTGAAGAGATCGACCGTCCCGTCGCGATCGATATCGCCGAAGTCCACCGACATGCAGGTGTTGCTGGTCGCCGCGAGCGCCCACTCCGGCACGAGCCGGAAGTTCCCCGTTCCGTCGTTGAGCCAGAACTGGTCGGGGTCCTCGAAGTCGTTGCAGACGTAGAGGTCAGGCGCCCCATCGGCGTTCACATCATAGAAGCGGGCCGCGAGCGTGAAGAAGTCGGGCTCGGCCGCCAGCGGCCGGCCGGATGCGTCGCGGAAGCGCGCGCCGCTGATGGGCACGCGCGTGAAGCGGCCTTGCCCTTGATTGAGGAAGAAGAGATCCGGATCGGCACGCTGCGATCGCACGATGCCGCCGAGGTCAGGGCGATCCTCGATGCGGTACTCGTGCGCCCACTCCGGGCGCACGGCATAGCCGGTCGCGGTCTTGGTGACCACTTGGTCGAACGCGCGCGCCTGCGGCGCGTAGGCATCGAGCGCGTTGCGCACCTTGTACGTCGCCACGTACAGGTCGAGGTCGCCGTCCCCGTCGACGTCGGCGAGCGTGAGCGTGGTCGCCGCGTACCCGCCGACGAGACCGCTGGTCGCGGTCGCGTCGGTGAAATGCCCCGCGCCGTCGTTGGTCCAGAGCACGACCGGGCCGCCATGCGTTCCCGCGAGGAGGTCCACGTCGCCATCCCCATCGACATCCGCGAGGACGGCGCCGGTCGTGGCGAGCGAATCGGTGCGCAGACCGCTCGCCGCGGTGACGTCCTCGAACCGGAAGCCGCCGACATTGCGATAGAGCGCCGCGGGGCGCTCCACCGACGCGAGGAACAGGTCCGGCAGTCCGTCGCCATCGACGTCCCCGACCGCCGCGCCGGCCCCGATGAGCAGGTCGCGGTTCGCGAGCGCATGCGCGTCGTCGACATCGTTGCGGTGTGTCACGCCAGTGCGCGACGCGGGGAGCGCCGTGAAGCCGGCACGCGCTCCCGCCGAACCCTGCGCCGCGTCGCGCACATCGAGCGCGCGCCATCGGTGGTCCCCGGCGTCGGTCCAGGGACCGACCGCGGGCGAGACCTCCCCGCAGGCCCCGAGTGCGGCGAGCGCGCCCAGCGCGGCGACGCGACCGCGCCACCCGGCGCGCGAGGCGATCACGGCGTCATCCGCGTCCGCAGCGCCTTCACGCGGTCGCCGATGCAGGTCCCCTGCGTCACGCCGTCCACCACCGCGGGGAGATAGTGCACGCCCGCGTACACCCGCGACCACGCGACCTCATCGCGCGCCGCAGTGAACGACGCGAAGGGGCGAGCAGGCTGTCCGACGTCGACCTGGCTCGAGTCCACGAACGCGATGGTGTCCCCCAATTGCGCGATGAGCACCTGCACGGCCGCGGCCGACTGCACCGAATGACCGCTCGTGTACTCCGGGAACGGCGGCGTCGGGATCACCGTGCGATACGACGGGTCGAAGACGCGCTGCACGTACGCGACGGGACGCACCACCATCGAGCGGTACTTCTCCTTCCAGCACCCGATGAAGGCGTCGGCGATGGCGAGCGACGTGAGCGCGTACAGCTCGGCGGCCGCCGGCGCCGAGAGACCCCGGCGTTCGACCATCTGGTTCACGACACTGATCCAGTGGAAGCCCGGCGTCCCGGTCGCGACGGGGTTGTCCGCCCAGAAGAGCGCGACGTTGCGCTTCTCCGGCGTGAGCGCCTTGACCGTGTCGTGGAAGGCCTTGGCCATCTCGTAGAACGGCGTCCCGGGCTTCTCGGAATACGCCGGAGGCGGAGGCGCAGCGCACTCGTCGCCGTCCCGGATCACGAAGGGACGCAGCGTGCCCCAGTACGGCTCGGTGGGCTTGGTCGGGTTGAAGCTCGGGAGCGTCGTCGGCCCCGCTTCCTTCGGCCGATTCGCGAACACGGCCTTCTCGCTCGCATTGTCGGCCTCGAGACGCACGTTCGGATTGTCCGTCGAGACGAGATCCGACTGGCCTGACAACGTCTGCGGGACATACTGGTCGAGCGTCGCGGTGTTCTCCCACTGGTCCCGCCGCTTCGGCGGGTCCCAGACGAGAGCGCGGGAGGCGAAGAACCCGTCCTCGGCGGCCCAGCCGAGCAACGCAGCGCCGAGGGCGCGACCGTGCGCCTCGGAGGCGGCACGCTCCTCCTCGGACACGCCCGCCGTCACGCGAGCAGCCATCTGTGCCGCAGCGAGCGAGTCGGCCGTGTTGCGCGTGGACGCCAGACCGTCGCGAAACAGCGAGTCGATCACCACGCGCTCGGCGACGGCCGCGACGATCGCCCCGTCGACCTGCGTGCCGTCGGGGACCTTCGGCAGTTCGGCGAGCCCGTTCAGCTGTCCGGCGAGCGAGCGAAGTCCCGAACGCGGATCGGACGCGTATCCCTCGAACAGCGCGAGCGACGCATACGCCGAGATGCGCGAGGCGACCGGCGGACCGAGGCGCTCGCTGCGGACTGACGCGAGCGAGCTGCGCATCCACTGCGCGACGAGCTGGGGATCGGGAGCGGCGGCCTCGCGCTGACAGGCGGCGAGAAGGACCAGCGCGGATGCGGCGCGGAGCAGGTCACGCGCGCGGAGCGAAGGGGGCATCGCGGACTCGGGAGTGAGGGAGGGACCCGTCCAACATAAGGTCCCTTCCTCGTCCCGAGGAGCCCGCGGTCAGGTCTCCGTGCGGATGGTCCGGCGCACGACCAGCGGCGCGCGCGGTAGCGAGAGCGCTTCGCCCGGAACCACGCGCACCCGCGTGCGCACCCGATCGGTCGACTCCTCACGTGGCATCGCGCGCTCCCGCGGCATCATGCGGAGCATGCCCTCGACCTCCGGGATCCGGAACTCGCTGCGCGCCGACGAAGGCAGCTCGGAGGCCTTCACGGCGGTGACGCGGACCGTGCGCGACCGCCCACCCGAGATCACGGTGAGTTCGGCCGCATCACCGGCCTTGAGCTTCGCGACCTCGCGCGACAGCCGCTCGGCGCGCGCGGCGCCGACCGCTTCGTCCTCCGCGTCCTCGCGCGCCACGCGCAGCGAGACACCATTGATCGCCGCGATCCGGTCTCCCTCCACCACCCCGGCCTTCTCCGCCGGTCCGTCGCGGACGACGGACTGCACGAAGACACCGAGCGTGTCGCGGGGCGATCCGGTGCTGACGACCGTGAGGCCGAGCATCGCGCGGTCGGCGGCCGGACCGGCCTCGGACCACGCCATGCGGGGCGCCCCTTCGAACTCGGACGCCTTCACCGGGACCACCCGGACCTCTCGGCTCGTGCCACCGGCGAGGACGCGCAGCGTGACCGACTCCCCGGCCGCGGTCGCCTGGACCGCCCGCTGGAGCCGGCGATTGAGCACGCCGGCATAGTCCTCCTCGCCGGCGTCCGCGCGCTCGGCGCGCAGGCTGACGCCGTTCACGGACTGGAGGCGATCCCCCGCCTTGAGTCCGGCCTTCGCCGCCGGCGACCCCTCCTGCACCGACTCGATGCGCAGGCCGAGCGTGTCCCCGCGCTCACTCTCGCCGGCCATGGTGATGCCGATCATCGGCCGGTCATCCGCCATGAACATCGAGAACTCCCGGGCGCCTCCCTCCGGCATCCGGAGGATCCGGACGTCCTGCGCGCCGGCGCGCAGGCCCGGGGCGAGCGCGAGTGAGCAAGTGAGCAGGGCCGTGCGTAGAGCGGTCGGCCTGGGGTGCGTGACGCGAAGCGTTCGGTGTGTCATGTTCTCATCCTTGGCATGATGGTCTCGTAGTCCTGCCTCCTCCGTCACCCGCTCCGCGCGCAGGGTTTCCGTTCGCAGCATCCTCGTTCCCCGACCCCTTCTCATGATGCGATCCTCGTTGCTCCTTCTCGCCGCGGTGGCGAGCCTCTCGCAGGCGCAGGGCCGTCCGGGTGGCCGCCCCGCAGGCGCCCCCGCCGGCGCACCGGCACGCGCGGCCGGTGACTCGGCGCAGTCCGATTCGACCCGCGGCGGCCTCCCCGCGAGCGCGCTGTCGGCGTTCCGATTCCGCTCGATCGGTCCGGCCTTCACGTCGGGACGCATCGCCGACCTCGCGATCCATCCGAACAAGAAGACCTGGTACGCGGCCGTCGCCGCCGGCGGTGTGTGGAAGACGGAGAACGCGGGCACGACCTGGTCGCCGATCTTCGATTCGCAGGCGTCGTACTCGATCGGCACGGTGGTGCTCGATCCGAAGGACCCGAACATCGTCTGGGTCGGTAGCGGGGAGAACAACGCCCAGCGCGCGGTCTCGTTCGGCGACGGCGTCTACAAGTCGGAGGATGGTGGCCGCTCGTGGAAGAACATGGGCCTCAAGCAGTCCGAGCACATCGGACGCATCGTCATCGATCCTCGCGACTCGAAGGTGATCTACGTCGCGGCACAGGGCCCGCTCTGGGCCGAGGGCGGCGATCGCGGCCTCTTCAAGTCGACGGATGGCGGCGAGACCTGGACGAAGCTCCTGTCCGGCGAGAAGTACGCCGGCGTGAACGACATCTCGCTCGACCCGCGGAATCCTGACGTCATGGTCGCCAGCACCTGGCAGCGGCATCGCCAGGTGTGGGGCTATCTCGCCGGTGGGCCCGAGTCGGCGCTGCACCGCTCCACCGACGGCGGCAAGACGTGGAAGAAGCTCTCCGGCGTCCCCGAGGGCGAGGGTCGCATCGGACTCGCGCGCTCGTCGTCGCACCCCGACATCGTCTACGCGCTCGTCGAGGCGTCGAACAACCGTGGCGGCGTCTATCGCTCGGCCGACAACGGCGTGAGCTGGGAGCGTCGCGGCGGCAGCTTCTCGTCGTCGTCGCTCTACTACAACGAGCTCTGGGTCGACCCGAACGACGAGGACCGCCTCATCGCGGTGGATGTGCAGAACCAGGTCTCCAATGACGGCGGCCGCACCTGGACCGGCCTCGGCGAGTCGGGGAAGCACGTCGACAATCACGCGATCTGGATCGACCCGGCCGACTCCGACCACATCATCAACGGCAACGACGGCGGCATCTACGAGACGTTCGATGGGGCGCGGACCTGGGACTTCGTCGCGAACCTCCCGGTGACACAGTTCTACAAGATCGACGTCGACATGAACGCGCCGTTCTACAACGTCTGCGGCGGCACGCAGGACAACTACTCGTTCTGCGGTCCCACGCGCACCAACAGCAACAACGGCATCCGCAACTCCGACTGGTTCGTGACCAACGGCGGTGACGGCTTCCAGAGCCGCATCGACCCGAAGGACCACAATACCGTCTACGCCGAGTCGCAGAACGGCGGGCTCGTGCGCTTCGACCGGCGCACCGGCACCAGTGTCCGCATCGTGCCCGAGGAAGGACCGGACGAGGATCCCGCGCGCTGGTACTGGGACGCGCCGGTGATGATCAGCCCCTTCGCGAACACGCGCCTCTATTTCGGCTCGCAACGGCTCTACCGCTCCGACGATCGCGGCGACAGCTGGACCCCGGTCTCCCCGGACCTGTCGCGCAACATCCCGCGCACCTCGATGAAGATGCTCGGGCGCCTCTGGAGCGTCGACGCGGTCGCGCGCAACACCTCGACCTCGTTCGCCGGCAGCATCACCACCGTCGCCGAGTCGCCGAAGGCCGAGGGACTCCTGTATGCCGGCACGGATGACGGGCTCATCCAGGTCAGCGAGAACGGCGGGGGCGCGTGGCGGAAGGTGGAGAGCATCTCCGGCGTGCCGGACACCTCGTTCGTCGCGTACATCACCGCGTCACCGCACGACGCGAACGTGGTGTATGCCGCGATCAACAACTTCAAGCGCGGCGACTTCAAGCCATACATCGTCCGCTCGGGCGACCGCGGCCGCACCTGGAAGGTGATCTCGTCCAACCTCCCGGAGCGCGGACCGACGCACGTGGTGCGCGAGGACCCGGTGAAGCAGGGCCTGCTGTTCGTCGGCACCGAGTTCGGCGTGTACGTCTCGTTCGACGACGGCGCGCGGTGGCAGCCGATGCGGGGCGGTCTCCCGACCGTCGCGGTCTATGACATCGCCATCCAGCCGCAGATGAACGACCTCGTCATCGGCACCTTCGGCCGCGGCATCTACGTGCTCGATGACTACTCCGCCCTGCGCACACTCACCCCGGAGCGGCTCCGCGCCGAGGCCACCTTGCTCGGCGTCTCGCCGAGCTACCAGTTCCAGCAGTCGTCGCCGCTGGGCGGCAACGGCGTCTCGTTCCAGGGCGCCTCGCACTACTTCGCCAACAACCCGCCGGTGGGCGCGACGATCACGTACCATCTGCGCGCGTCGCTGCGCAGCGCGCGCCAGGTCCGGCAGCAGCGCGAGACCGGGCTCAATCGCTCCGGCGCGGATGTTCCCTTCCCGGGCTGGGAGGCACTGAAGGCCGAGCAGGAGGAGGAGGCGCCGTCGATCGAGGTCGAGATCAGTGACCCGAGTGGCGCGATCGTCTCGCGATTCGACG
This window of the Gemmatimonadota bacterium genome carries:
- a CDS encoding vanadium-dependent haloperoxidase, whose product is MPPSLRARDLLRAASALVLLAACQREAAAPDPQLVAQWMRSSLASVRSERLGPPVASRISAYASLALFEGYASDPRSGLRSLAGQLNGLAELPKVPDGTQVDGAIVAAVAERVVIDSLFRDGLASTRNTADSLAAAQMAARVTAGVSEEERAASEAHGRALGAALLGWAAEDGFFASRALVWDPPKRRDQWENTATLDQYVPQTLSGQSDLVSTDNPNVRLEADNASEKAVFANRPKEAGPTTLPSFNPTKPTEPYWGTLRPFVIRDGDECAAPPPPAYSEKPGTPFYEMAKAFHDTVKALTPEKRNVALFWADNPVATGTPGFHWISVVNQMVERRGLSAPAAAELYALTSLAIADAFIGCWKEKYRSMVVRPVAYVQRVFDPSYRTVIPTPPFPEYTSGHSVQSAAAVQVLIAQLGDTIAFVDSSQVDVGQPARPFASFTAARDEVAWSRVYAGVHYLPAVVDGVTQGTCIGDRVKALRTRMTP
- a CDS encoding VCBS repeat-containing protein; amino-acid sequence: MIASRAGWRGRVAALGALAALGACGEVSPAVGPWTDAGDHRWRALDVRDAAQGSAGARAGFTALPASRTGVTHRNDVDDAHALANRDLLIGAGAAVGDVDGDGLPDLFLASVERPAALYRNVGGFRFEDVTAASGLRTDSLATTGAVLADVDGDGDVDLLAGTHGGPVVLWTNDGAGHFTDATATSGLVGGYAATTLTLADVDGDGDLDLYVATYKVRNALDAYAPQARAFDQVVTKTATGYAVRPEWAHEYRIEDRPDLGGIVRSQRADPDLFFLNQGQGRFTRVPISGARFRDASGRPLAAEPDFFTLAARFYDVNADGAPDLYVCNDFEDPDQFWLNDGTGNFRLVPEWALAATSNTCMSVDFGDIDRDGTVDLFTADMLSPTRAARQVSIPTHTPLPKPVGRDVARPQWMRNMLHLNRGDGSWAQVADFAGVAATDWTWGSAFLDVDLDGFEDLLVVNGHRWDIRDADTFDRIRNSFPRVPWNEEQREFPRLATRSIALRNNGDVTFRAMPGGWGLGEAEAISQGLALADFDLDGDLDVVVTRLNAPAQLFRNEAAAPRIAVRLAGGGVGATVTVSGGGLLDQSREITAGGHYLSGSEPLLTFAAHADSAHRIMARWRDGRVSEIGEARANRLYEIRASGAIAPPAAVPGATIRPAALFADATALLSGHTHHETLYDDFKRQTLLPERMSQMGPGLAWVDANDDGREDLVVGAGKGGALTVLTNTGARFTPRTGSTVVGDLTALVPIPDGRGGERLAVGQANYEADSFDAALMLPSVLAFTFRGGAPGSDGSLLGGDTASIGAMTAGDVNGDGWVDLFVGARVVGGAWPAPAPSRLLLGRPDGRYEPDQANAAAVASLGLVTGAVLADVSGDGRPDLVAAAEFGPVRVLVNEGGRLRDATRALGLDGVRSRWHGLAVTDADGDGRLDIVVTSMGRNLPWGASADRPHVLHTGRFGGTSLGLVFARADSGATRERSREMPLESFARLGLVLPGLRDRVKTYHEFATRSVDELLGDAVSSAARVGATTYDHLLLLNRGDRFEPRPLPPEAQRAPAHGVSVADFDGDGREDLFLAQNLFPTEIATMRLDAGVGLMLLGDGRGGFRALSVRESGVVIRGDQRGSAVADFDGDGRVDLAVAQNGERTTLWRNVTGAVGLRVRVEAGAGNPRGIGALLHLEGQGWSGPVRAVTAGTGHWSTDGLVAVLARPAGATTLVVRWGDGRESRVTFAAGDRELRVRAPQD
- a CDS encoding glycosyl hydrolase, translated to MRSSLLLLAAVASLSQAQGRPGGRPAGAPAGAPARAAGDSAQSDSTRGGLPASALSAFRFRSIGPAFTSGRIADLAIHPNKKTWYAAVAAGGVWKTENAGTTWSPIFDSQASYSIGTVVLDPKDPNIVWVGSGENNAQRAVSFGDGVYKSEDGGRSWKNMGLKQSEHIGRIVIDPRDSKVIYVAAQGPLWAEGGDRGLFKSTDGGETWTKLLSGEKYAGVNDISLDPRNPDVMVASTWQRHRQVWGYLAGGPESALHRSTDGGKTWKKLSGVPEGEGRIGLARSSSHPDIVYALVEASNNRGGVYRSADNGVSWERRGGSFSSSSLYYNELWVDPNDEDRLIAVDVQNQVSNDGGRTWTGLGESGKHVDNHAIWIDPADSDHIINGNDGGIYETFDGARTWDFVANLPVTQFYKIDVDMNAPFYNVCGGTQDNYSFCGPTRTNSNNGIRNSDWFVTNGGDGFQSRIDPKDHNTVYAESQNGGLVRFDRRTGTSVRIVPEEGPDEDPARWYWDAPVMISPFANTRLYFGSQRLYRSDDRGDSWTPVSPDLSRNIPRTSMKMLGRLWSVDAVARNTSTSFAGSITTVAESPKAEGLLYAGTDDGLIQVSENGGGAWRKVESISGVPDTSFVAYITASPHDANVVYAAINNFKRGDFKPYIVRSGDRGRTWKVISSNLPERGPTHVVREDPVKQGLLFVGTEFGVYVSFDDGARWQPMRGGLPTVAVYDIAIQPQMNDLVIGTFGRGIYVLDDYSALRTLTPERLRAEATLLGVSPSYQFQQSSPLGGNGVSFQGASHYFANNPPVGATITYHLRASLRSARQVRQQRETGLNRSGADVPFPGWEALKAEQEEEAPSIEVEISDPSGAIVSRFDGTNTAGSNRVTWNLRWPSVTPVQGAAGGGGFGGGGGGGGGGGGGGFGGAGGGTLGGNGPLVAPGTYRVQLFKRVKGVRTALTQPAPFEVQLLPNATVTPAERARAVAYYRDAQPLQRQVLGDNALMAEVSTRLDAIQRAVEQITKATTLDAEVRAAIVKLRGIREQLNGDNTAGRYSEPTATSLLGRLNTALGGGGLNGPTGTQQQQLDIVKQRYPAIHAALRAFVEGDLMALERKAEAEGAPWTPGRVVP
- a CDS encoding PDZ domain-containing protein, which codes for MTHRTLRVTHPRPTALRTALLTCSLALAPGLRAGAQDVRILRMPEGGAREFSMFMADDRPMIGITMAGESERGDTLGLRIESVQEGSPAAKAGLKAGDRLQSVNGVSLRAERADAGEEDYAGVLNRRLQRAVQATAAGESVTLRVLAGGTSREVRVVPVKASEFEGAPRMAWSEAGPAADRAMLGLTVVSTGSPRDTLGVFVQSVVRDGPAEKAGVVEGDRIAAINGVSLRVAREDAEDEAVGAARAERLSREVAKLKAGDAAELTVISGGRSRTVRVTAVKASELPSSARSEFRIPEVEGMLRMMPRERAMPREESTDRVRTRVRVVPGEALSLPRAPLVVRRTIRTET